One genomic window of Plasmodium coatneyi strain Hackeri chromosome 12, complete sequence includes the following:
- a CDS encoding Mitochondrial ATP synthase delta subunit yields the protein MKGITVARSITHLAIPARLSCHVGKKNLCFTPCCRRGSTTNGLASWIRPYSTTTGGKKAEDEYYLSMGDNIEKRYSLALYNVGKKNKKINEISSDILFIKNNFLKDKTFLNFVQTPNIENKEKLNFLKQECKKYNNNFSPITSNFLESLFDSKRINFLQKIIEEFELLLMKERKEIKCFVYTAKEINNAEKQKIQESILFKLKNELKPLIEYKVDKSILGGLVLQIGNQVFDFSAKYKIEKIRSSLS from the coding sequence ATGAAAGGCATCACCGTGGCACGCTCGATAACCCATTTGGCCATTCCTGCCAGGTTGAGTTGCCATGTGGGAAAGAAGAACCTCTGTTTCACTCCATGTTGCAGAAGGGGCAGCACGACAAATGGCTTGGCCAGCTGGATAAGGCCCTACAGTACCACAacgggaggaaagaaagcgGAAGATGAGTATTACCTGTCCATGGGGGACAACATCGAAAAGAGGTACAGCTTAGCCTTATACAATGtgggaaagaagaacaaaaaaataaacgaaatATCAAGTGacatattatttataaaaaacaaTTTCCTCAAGGATAAAACTTTTCTTAATTTCGTGCAAACTCCAAATAttgaaaataaggaaaaattaaattttttaaaacaagaGTGTAAAAAGTATAACAATAATTTTAGCCCCATAACATCCAATTTTTTGGAGTCTCTATTCGATTCCaaaaggataaattttttgcaaaagatAATCGAAGAATTCGAATTGCTactaatgaaggaaaggaaagaaattaaaTGTTTTGTGTACACCGCCAAAGAAATCAATAACGCTGAAAAACAGAAAATCCAGGAGTCCATTCTTTTCAAATTAAAGAATGAACTGAAACCTCTTATAGAGTACAAGGTAGACAAAAGCATTTTGGGTGGACTCGTCCTGCAAATAGGCAACCAAGTGTTTGACTTTTCTGCTAAGTATAAAATTGAGAAGATTAGGAGCAGCTTGTCTTAG